CGTGACCCGCATGGCCCCCACGGCGGGGGAGAGCGGGTATTCCCGCCAGTATGAATCACCGGGCTATTCCGGCGGCGTCAGTATCGCCCAGCCCATCTATACCGGGGGCAAGACCACGGCTACCACGCACAAGGCCCGCCATGCCGTCATGGCCGAGCGCGCGCGGCTGATCGCGGCGGAGCAGCTGGTCTTCACGGATGTGGTGAATGCCTACATCAACGTGGTCGAGGACGAGCAGATCCTGGGCATCGACATCAATAACGAACAGGTCTATGCCGCCCAGCTCCGCGCGACCGGACTGCGTGCCCGCGGCGGCGAGATCACCCATACCGACGTGGCGCAGGCACAGGGCGCGCTGGCCAATGCGCGGGCCGTGCGGCAACTGGCCGAAGGCACCCTGCAGGCCGACCGCGCCACGTTCCGCCAGGTTGTGGGCACGGATGCGCCTGATGGCCTGACCCCGCCCCAGCCCCTGGTACTGCCCCTGCATGACGAACCCGAAGCCATGGCACTGGCGGTGCAGAACAATCCGCAGGTCATCGCCGCCCTGTTCGATGAGGCATCGAAAAAGGACGCGGTGGGCGTGGCCTTTGCCGCCCTCATGCCCAGCATCAACGCGCAGGCCGCCTATATGCACGGCATCAATCAGGATGAGGGGCGGTCACTGGCCGATAACAAATACGCGGTGGTCAGCGCCTCCCTGCCGCTGTACCAGGGCGGGGGGGAATATGCAGCCGTGCGCATGGCCCGACAGCAGGCGACCGAGGCCGCGCACATGGTTGACGTCCAGCGCCGGACCGCCGTGCAGCTGGCGGCGGCAAGCTGGCAGCGCATGCAGGCCAACCGCGCGGCGATAGACAGCAACCGTGAAGCCGTGGCGGCTGATGTGGTCGCCCTGCATGGCATGCAGCGTCAGGCCCTTGTCGGCACCACCACCACGCTGGCGGTGCTCCAGCAGCAGGAAACCCTGCTCCAGGCCCAGATTGCGCTGGTGCGCAGCGCGGGCAACCTTGTCCAGTCCACCTACCAGACCACAGCGGCCATTGGCCGGCTGACCGCCCATGACCTCAATCTGGATGTGCCGCTGTATGATGAGCGCGCCTATTACCGTGCCGTGCATGACCGGCTGTGGGGTATCAGCGATTACGCCACCAGCCAGCCGGGCCGCTGAAGGGGGGCGGCGTTTCGGGCACGGGCATATAAAGATTGCGTCGGTGGCGTTCCCTTCGGGCCGGTTTGGGGTATATCTGCCCTTGGCCGGGCGCGTTGCCCTGTCCTGCGTCTGATTATGGTGGATCTGGTTTTTGGTGATGCTTGACAAGTCGTTCTCCCCCGACGGGACAGAAACTTCCCTCTATGCCCTGTGGGAAGCCAGTGGCGCCTTTGGCGCGCAGCCGACCAGCGCGGCTGCGCCCTACACCATCATGATCCCGCCGCCCAATGTTACGGGCACGCTGCATATCGGTCATGCCCTGACCATGACGTTGCAGGACACGCTCATCCGCTGGCGCCGCATGCAGGGGCGCGACGTGCTGTGGCAGCCCGGCACGGACCACGCCGGTATCGCAACCCAGCTTGTGGTCGAACGGATGCTGCAGAAGGAAGGCACATCCCGCCAGGAACTGGGTCGCGATGCCTTTGTCGGGCGCGTATGGGAATGGAAGGCCGAGTCCGGCGGTGGCATTACAAAACAGCTGCGCCGCCTGGGCAGTTCACTGGACTGGAAGCGTGAACGCTTCACCATGGATGATGGCCTGTCCGATGCGGTGAAGGAGGTATTCGTCACCCTGTATCGCGAGGGGCTGATCTACCGTGACCGCCGCCTGGTCAACTGGGACCCCGCCTTCCGCTCCGCCATTTCCGATCTGGAAGTGGACAACCGTGAGACACGGGGCAACCTGTGGTACATCCGCTACCCGGTGGAGGGGATGCTGGGCCGCACCATCACGGTCGCCACCACCCGGCCCGAAACCATGCTGGGTGACATGGCCGTGGCGGTCCATCCTGAAGATGAACGCTATGCCGATCTGGTGGGCAAAAACGTCATCCTGCCGCTGACGGGCCGCCGCATTCCCGTCGTGGCCGATGAACATTCCGACCCGACCAAGGGCAGTGGCGCGGTCAAGATCACGCCTGCCCATGACTTCAATGACTTTGAGGTCGGCCGCCGCCACAGGCTGGACATGCCCGGCGTGCTGGATGAGGAAGCGTGCATTACGCTGGCCGAGATCGAGGGTGAACTGCGCACGGAAGACGGGCTGGCCGATCCCGCCTTTGTCCGCACGCTGGACGGCATGCCGCGCGATGCGGCGCGCAAGGCGATGGTGGCTGAACTGGAACGCCTGGAATGGCTGGAAAAGATCGAGCCCCATACCAACCAGGTGCCTTATGCCGAACGGAGTGGCGCCGTGGTCGAGCCGCGCCTGACCA
This portion of the Komagataeibacter sp. FNDCF1 genome encodes:
- a CDS encoding TolC family outer membrane protein encodes the protein MSGNWVIGTGSAAILCCGTALARVPQAQPAATEPPRTLRAALAMAYLTNPLLRQERATLRATDEQVPQALGGWRPTITGTASMSYYSGVTRMAPTAGESGYSRQYESPGYSGGVSIAQPIYTGGKTTATTHKARHAVMAERARLIAAEQLVFTDVVNAYINVVEDEQILGIDINNEQVYAAQLRATGLRARGGEITHTDVAQAQGALANARAVRQLAEGTLQADRATFRQVVGTDAPDGLTPPQPLVLPLHDEPEAMALAVQNNPQVIAALFDEASKKDAVGVAFAALMPSINAQAAYMHGINQDEGRSLADNKYAVVSASLPLYQGGGEYAAVRMARQQATEAAHMVDVQRRTAVQLAAASWQRMQANRAAIDSNREAVAADVVALHGMQRQALVGTTTTLAVLQQQETLLQAQIALVRSAGNLVQSTYQTTAAIGRLTAHDLNLDVPLYDERAYYRAVHDRLWGISDYATSQPGR